Part of the Gemmatimonadota bacterium genome is shown below.
CGTCGGCCTCCATCTGGCGCACGAGCGCCTGCGCCGACTCGAAGGCGCCCACGGGACGCAAGTACCGGATCAGGTCCACCCGCACTTCCTCTCCGTACACGTCTCGGTCGAAGTCCAGGACATGGAGCTCGATCGTGGGCGGCGATCCCCGGAAGGTCGGCCGCGGGCCCAGATGAAGTGCCCCGCAGAATACGCCATCCCGGAAAGCGGCGCGAACCGCATAGATCCCGGCCGGGGGAAGCGCCTTCTCCTGGCTCCCGATCTCGAGGTTCGCGGTCGGAAAACCGAGCGTCCGTCCGCGCCTGTCTCCATGCACCACGAAGCCGCGCATCGAATAGGGACGGCCGAGCCCTTCTCGAGCGGCATCCATGTCTCCCGCCGAGACCGCGTCCCGGATCCGACTGGACGAGATGGGTCCGCCCCCCATCTCCACCGGTCCCACCACAGCGACCTCGAAGCCCAGCTCATCCCCGATTTCCCGGAGCGTGTCCACGTCGCCGGACCGACCGCGCCCAAACCCATGATCGTACCCGATCACGAGTTCTTCAACTCCCAGGCGGCCCACCAGGATTTCTTCGACGAAGCGCCGGGGGGAGTAACGCGAAAGCGCCTGCGTGAAGCTCAGGAAAACCGCGTAGTCGAGGCCGCTTTCGGCGAGGATTTCCTTCTTCTCGACCGGGGTCGTCAGGAGGCGCGGCGCCGCCTCCGGCCGGACGATGCGGAGCGGATGGGGATGAAAGGTGAGGAGGACCGCGCGCCGTCCCGTGACGCGTGCGCGTTCCTGGATCTCCAGGAGAACGGCCCAGTGACCCCGATGCACGCCGTCGAAGGTGCCGACCGTCGCCACAGTGCCCCGGCCATCAGCCGGAAGCCCAGGAGGAAGGGTCAGGTCGATCGCGGATTCGCTCAAGCGATGAACACCTTTTTCGGGCGAATCAGGTCTCCGTCGCGCTCGGCCACCGCGACGAGGGCGTCGCCGCGGGCCACGGCGATCGGTCCAGCCTCCTCGGGGACACCATATTCGCCCGCCGCGAGCGCCTGGCCCATCGCGAGCTTCCCTGCCTCCTCGTCACCCACGTCGATCCGCGTGAGGTGCGCGAGAGCGCCGAGGGGCGGGAGCCAAGCCTCCGCGACGCGGGCCGCGTCCCCCAGGAGATCATAGGGAAGCGCTTCCTCGATGCGGAACGGTCCGATCGCGAGCCG
Proteins encoded:
- a CDS encoding bifunctional riboflavin kinase/FAD synthetase, which produces MSESAIDLTLPPGLPADGRGTVATVGTFDGVHRGHWAVLLEIQERARVTGRRAVLLTFHPHPLRIVRPEAAPRLLTTPVEKKEILAESGLDYAVFLSFTQALSRYSPRRFVEEILVGRLGVEELVIGYDHGFGRGRSGDVDTLREIGDELGFEVAVVGPVEMGGGPISSSRIRDAVSAGDMDAAREGLGRPYSMRGFVVHGDRRGRTLGFPTANLEIGSQEKALPPAGIYAVRAAFRDGVFCGALHLGPRPTFRGSPPTIELHVLDFDRDVYGEEVRVDLIRYLRPVGAFESAQALVRQMEADVAAAREVLAADRGTVEGPER